The genomic segment AAAGCACACAATGGACACCCACAAAACGAAGAGTGCGACAAAATGGCTAGAGATGAAGCAATAAAAATAAAAGAAAATGGAAGTTTTATATGAATGAATTAAAAAAACTTGAAAAAATTTTAAATTATACTTTTATTGATTTGAAAAATTTAAAAGAAGCATTAACGCATAAAAGCTCTAAATTTAACTATAACAACGAGAGATTAGAATTTTTGGGCGATGCTGTTATGGATTTGATAGTTGGTGAATATCTCTTTAAGAAATTTAAAAAGACAAATGAAGGCGATATGAGTAAATTAAGAGCCGCTCTTGTAAATGAAAAAAGTTTTGCAAATATGGCAAAAAATCTACATTTAGGAGAATTTGTCTATATTTCTACCGCCGAAGAAAACAACGGTGGAAGAGAAAAACCAAGCATTTTAAGCGATGTCTTTGAAGCTGTTATGGGGGCTATTTATATCGAGTCAGGACTTGAAAAAGTAAGAGAGATAGCCATAAGAGTCTTAGAAGAGTGCTATCCAAAAATAGATCTTTTAAACTTGGCAAAAGACTATAAAACATCACTTCAAGAGATAACTCAATCAAATCTTGGAGTAACTCCTACTTATGAGCTTATAAGAAGTTTTGGACCAGATCATAAAAAAGAGTTTGAAATAGCACTTTTTGTAAATAATACAGAAATTTCAAGAGCCATAGCAAACTCAAAAAAAGAGGCTCAACAAAAAGCGGCAAAAATAGCACTAGAAAAAATAAAACATTAGGATAATGGTTGAATACTTTTGGAACAAAATTAAGACTAACAACATTTGGAGAAAGTCATGGAAAAGCCATAGGTGGTGTTATAGATGGACTACCTGCTGGGATAAAAATAGATGAAGAGTTTTTACAAAGTGAGTTAGACAAAAGAAGACCCGGGAAAAATAAATTTTCAACCCCAAGAAATGAAGCTGATAAATTAGAAATCTTTAGTGGTGTTTTTGATGGTTTTAGCACCGGTACACCGATAGGTTTTGCGATATTTAACCAAAATCAAAAATCAAATGATTATGAAAACCTAAAAAATATTTTTAGACCCGGACATGCTGATTTTACATACTTTAAGAAATTTGGCATTCGTGATTATAGGGGAGGGGGAAGATCAAGTGCTAGGGAAACCGCTGTTCGTGTTGTAGGTGGTGCTTTTTCTGCTCTTTTGTTAAATGAGTTTGGTATCAAAGTCCAAAGTGGGATTTTGCAAGTTGGAAGTATTTTAGCTGATAATGTTGACTTTGAATTAGCCCAAAAATCTGAAATTTTTTCTTTAGGAAAAGAAGAGGCTATGAAAGATGAAATTTTAAAAGCAAAACAAGCTCACGATAGTGTAGGAGCTTGTGTCTTTACAAAGGCTAGTGGCATTCCTGCTGGACTTGGAGAAGTGCTTTATGATAAGCTTGATGCAAGACTAGCTTATGCGATAATGGGCATAAATGGAGTAAAGGCTATCGAGATAGGCGAGGGTGTTAATGCTAGTTATATGTTTGGGTCACAAAATAACGACCAGATGGATGAAAGTGGATTTTTAACAAATCATTCTGGCGGAATTTTAGGCGGGATAAGCAAC from the Campylobacter pinnipediorum subsp. pinnipediorum genome contains:
- the rnc gene encoding ribonuclease III, with protein sequence MNELKKLEKILNYTFIDLKNLKEALTHKSSKFNYNNERLEFLGDAVMDLIVGEYLFKKFKKTNEGDMSKLRAALVNEKSFANMAKNLHLGEFVYISTAEENNGGREKPSILSDVFEAVMGAIYIESGLEKVREIAIRVLEECYPKIDLLNLAKDYKTSLQEITQSNLGVTPTYELIRSFGPDHKKEFEIALFVNNTEISRAIANSKKEAQQKAAKIALEKIKH
- the aroC gene encoding chorismate synthase; amino-acid sequence: MNTFGTKLRLTTFGESHGKAIGGVIDGLPAGIKIDEEFLQSELDKRRPGKNKFSTPRNEADKLEIFSGVFDGFSTGTPIGFAIFNQNQKSNDYENLKNIFRPGHADFTYFKKFGIRDYRGGGRSSARETAVRVVGGAFSALLLNEFGIKVQSGILQVGSILADNVDFELAQKSEIFSLGKEEAMKDEILKAKQAHDSVGACVFTKASGIPAGLGEVLYDKLDARLAYAIMGINGVKAIEIGEGVNASYMFGSQNNDQMDESGFLTNHSGGILGGISNSNDIIFKSHFKPTPSIFKSQKTTNLKNQNVEFELRGRHDPCIGIRGSVVVTAMVRMVLADMLLLNASSNLDSLTKIYS